The proteins below are encoded in one region of Pseudonocardia sp. DSM 110487:
- a CDS encoding ABC transporter permease, protein MHDRPGRTRASAGDTVLTFLRRRAVSAAIPLLVVLLGVFLLARLTGDPTALYLPESASPADRAEFAAANGLDLPVWQQLLDYLAGIVQLDLGTSLRTEEPAAEMVLRAFPVTLSLAAVTMLLAVAGALLIGSWAAYRPNSPADRTSSFLTMTAASVPDFWLAVTGVWLLAVVLGVLPTSGMDNGVLSWVLPVAVLMVRPLGVLTQVVRGAMVSALSAPYVRLARSKGADGRRVVTHHALRNAAAPALTVAGDLAVGLVNGAVIVETIFGWPGIGKLMIDAILQRDFAVLQAAVLLTAVAIFVLNIAIDIGYALLDARVRDVATV, encoded by the coding sequence ATGCATGACCGTCCCGGCCGCACGCGCGCATCCGCGGGCGACACCGTGCTGACCTTCCTGCGCCGCCGCGCGGTGAGCGCCGCGATCCCGCTGCTGGTCGTGCTGCTCGGCGTCTTCCTGCTGGCGCGGCTCACCGGCGACCCGACCGCGCTGTACCTGCCCGAGTCGGCCTCGCCCGCGGATCGGGCCGAGTTCGCCGCGGCGAACGGGCTCGACCTGCCGGTGTGGCAGCAACTGCTGGACTACCTGGCCGGGATCGTGCAGCTCGACCTGGGCACGTCGCTGCGCACCGAGGAGCCCGCGGCCGAGATGGTGCTGCGGGCGTTCCCGGTGACGCTGTCGCTCGCCGCGGTCACCATGCTCCTCGCGGTGGCGGGTGCCCTCTTGATCGGCAGCTGGGCAGCGTACCGGCCGAACTCGCCCGCCGACCGGACCTCGTCGTTCCTCACGATGACCGCCGCAAGCGTGCCGGACTTCTGGCTCGCCGTGACCGGCGTGTGGCTCCTCGCCGTCGTGCTCGGGGTGCTCCCCACCTCCGGCATGGACAACGGCGTGCTGTCCTGGGTCCTTCCCGTCGCGGTGCTGATGGTCCGGCCGCTCGGCGTGCTCACCCAGGTCGTGCGCGGCGCGATGGTCTCCGCCCTGTCGGCGCCCTACGTCCGGCTCGCGCGCAGCAAGGGCGCCGACGGCAGGCGCGTCGTCACCCACCACGCCCTGCGCAACGCCGCGGCGCCCGCCCTGACCGTCGCCGGTGACCTGGCCGTCGGCCTCGTCAACGGGGCGGTGATCGTCGAGACGATCTTCGGCTGGCCGGGGATCGGCAAGCTGATGATCGACGCGATCCTGCAGCGCGACTTCGCGGTGCTGCAGGCGGCCGTGCTGCTGACCGCCGTGGCGATCTTCGTCCTGAACATCGCCATCGACATCGGCTACGCCCTGCTCGACGCCCGCGTCCGCGACGTCGCGACGGTGTAG
- a CDS encoding IclR family transcriptional regulator, giving the protein MSSDRESGMRAVKSAARTVDLLELLATRQNRPARLRELSEALGAPRSSVYALIRTLVERGWVRADPTGTQYSIGIRALLAGTTYLDTDPYLRIVQPQITDLSAALDETIHFGRIDRGDIVYLATKESTKYIRPFSRIGRRLPAFSTAMGKALLAERLDTGIDAHVPREPAPLTPNTLVDHDALIRDLELTRTRGYAIDDEENYVGVKCFGFALRYSSPATDAISCSVPAASLDESRQEEIVAALEQTRLAIERMAPVDLTATPELGRGI; this is encoded by the coding sequence GTGTCGAGCGATCGAGAGAGCGGCATGCGTGCTGTCAAGTCGGCGGCGCGCACCGTGGATCTGCTCGAGCTCCTCGCCACCCGACAGAACCGTCCGGCAAGGCTTCGCGAGCTGAGTGAGGCCCTCGGCGCGCCGCGCAGCAGCGTCTACGCCCTGATCCGCACCCTCGTCGAACGCGGCTGGGTCCGCGCCGATCCGACGGGCACGCAGTACAGCATCGGCATCCGAGCACTGCTCGCCGGCACAACGTACCTCGACACCGACCCCTACCTGCGCATCGTCCAGCCGCAGATCACGGACCTGTCGGCCGCGCTGGACGAGACGATCCACTTCGGCCGGATCGACCGCGGGGACATCGTCTACCTCGCCACCAAGGAGTCGACCAAATACATCCGGCCGTTCAGCCGGATCGGTCGCAGGCTTCCGGCGTTCAGCACGGCGATGGGCAAGGCGCTGCTCGCCGAACGCCTCGATACGGGGATCGACGCGCACGTGCCGAGGGAGCCTGCGCCGCTCACCCCGAACACGCTGGTCGACCACGACGCGCTGATCCGCGATCTCGAGCTCACCCGCACCCGTGGGTACGCGATCGACGACGAGGAGAACTACGTCGGGGTGAAGTGCTTCGGCTTCGCCCTGCGCTACAGCAGCCCAGCGACCGACGCCATCAGCTGCTCGGTCCCGGCGGCGAGCCTGGACGAGAGCCGGCAGGAGGAGATCGTCGCGGCGCTCGAGCAGACGCGGCTGGCCATCGAGCGCATGGCGCCCGTCGACCTCACCGCCACCCCCGAGCTCGGCCGCGGGATCTAG
- a CDS encoding ABC transporter permease, whose product MSTAELTPTAPAPSEPAPRRSSPGLLRLLLADRVATAAAVVLLLAALCALLGPLLLGEVAQRQDLALSRRPPLSTELGWFGLLGTDALGRSVLARLIVASATTFSVALPTVLLSMVIGSVIGMWAGYHRGRRESIAMRIADVIMSFPSLLLAVVVLYVFAPSIATIVLVLAITRIPVFLRTARAEAAALRGRGFVDAARTFGTSGGAVIRRHVLPIILPTLLTVATLDFCYITLAESSLSFLGIGIQPPDVSWGLMVSEGRSYLRTAWWLSFFPGLAIVVVTVAATVLSSWVRLAGDPGERWRLLTPRSRRPGVAHSVPIEQEARP is encoded by the coding sequence ATGAGCACCGCCGAACTGACACCCACAGCTCCCGCCCCGAGCGAACCGGCGCCGCGCCGGTCCTCCCCCGGGCTCCTCAGGCTGCTGCTGGCCGACCGGGTCGCCACCGCCGCGGCCGTCGTGCTGCTGCTCGCCGCGCTCTGCGCGCTGCTCGGCCCGCTACTGCTCGGCGAGGTCGCACAGCGGCAGGACCTCGCGCTCTCCCGCCGCCCCCCGCTCAGCACCGAGCTGGGCTGGTTCGGCCTGCTGGGCACCGACGCGCTCGGTCGCAGCGTGCTCGCGCGGCTGATCGTCGCGAGCGCGACGACGTTCTCGGTCGCCCTGCCGACGGTGCTGCTGTCGATGGTCATCGGCTCCGTGATCGGCATGTGGGCGGGCTACCACCGCGGGCGCCGCGAGAGCATCGCGATGCGCATCGCCGATGTGATCATGAGCTTCCCGTCGCTGCTGCTCGCCGTCGTCGTGCTGTACGTGTTCGCGCCGAGCATCGCGACGATAGTGCTGGTGCTGGCGATCACCAGGATCCCGGTCTTCCTGCGCACCGCACGGGCCGAGGCGGCCGCGCTGCGCGGCCGCGGGTTCGTCGACGCCGCGCGCACGTTCGGCACCTCCGGGGGCGCCGTCATCCGCCGCCACGTCCTGCCGATCATCCTGCCCACGCTGCTGACCGTCGCAACGCTCGACTTCTGCTACATCACGCTCGCCGAGTCGTCACTCTCCTTCCTCGGCATCGGCATCCAGCCGCCGGACGTGAGCTGGGGCCTCATGGTGTCCGAGGGGCGCAGCTACCTGCGCACGGCATGGTGGTTGTCGTTCTTCCCCGGCCTGGCCATCGTCGTCGTCACCGTGGCGGCGACGGTGCTGTCGTCATGGGTGCGGCTGGCAGGCGACCCCGGCGAGCGCTGGCGGCTCCTCACGCCGCGCTCGCGCCGACCCGGCGTGGCGCACAGCGTGCCCATCGAGCAGGAGGCCCGTCCGTGA
- a CDS encoding PEP/pyruvate-binding domain-containing protein translates to MTTSTQNTYVLTLDAARADLATVGGKGASLATLQRAGLPVPPGFHVTTAAYRRFVAHYGLQDGIVAAAGSGDADAIAALFAAHEVPDELASPIREAYTALGEPAVAVRSSATAEDLPGASFAGQQDTFLDIRGADAVVDAVRRCWASLWTARAIEYRRREGIDPADVALAVVVQELVDADAAGVLFTADPVTGATDRMVVNATWGLGESLVGGQVTPDELVLDAATGAVRERRTGDKEVMTVRTPDGPAERPVPAERRRAPVLDDARAAELAALGRRIAAHYGRPMDVEWTLAHGMLAIVQARPITGLRDPWNDTRLGDFLWTNTNLGEAIPDVMTPCTWSLVQLFMSRAMPTLSLPDLRGYGNIGGRFYLNMSLSAAMSGLVGISESRFRSLTENTFGQLPAGVAIPPVPLSRMRVLRSLVPTAVRFMASVPGTLRRLPAFLEGNPRRCAELTERIKATSDPAALARLWDDEVRRLVVTGSDMLGAAGRSDPVALLTVQKRLRKLVGDADAAALTSGITVDGEMLASLGPVVGLALLERGDIDEATYTERYGHRGPHEFEVSLPRPAEQPGWVEQQLGALREAGADPLDLLRKQEAAHRAAWERLVAAHAKQVAATRKRLRRWAGAASKREQARTEVIRAFAVARAYLLRAAELAGLGDEVFMLDVDEVAAVLRGAPVPDSSERRAAYERYAALPPYPSLIRGAFDPFAWAADPGRRADVYSNINGASAAPASASGDVTGFPGAGGVVEGVVRVLRSAEEGADLRPGEILVTTVTNIGWTPLFPRAAAVVTDVGAPLSHAAIVARELGIPAVVGTGTATSVLHTGDRVRVDGGRGTVEVLTPAT, encoded by the coding sequence ATGACCACGAGCACGCAGAACACCTACGTGCTGACCCTCGACGCGGCCAGGGCCGACCTGGCCACCGTCGGCGGCAAGGGCGCCTCACTCGCCACGCTGCAGCGCGCCGGACTGCCGGTGCCGCCTGGCTTCCACGTGACCACGGCCGCCTACCGGCGGTTCGTCGCCCACTACGGGCTGCAGGACGGGATCGTCGCCGCGGCCGGCTCGGGGGACGCCGACGCGATCGCCGCGCTGTTCGCGGCGCACGAGGTGCCCGACGAGCTCGCGTCGCCGATCCGGGAGGCCTACACCGCGCTCGGTGAGCCGGCCGTGGCCGTCCGCTCGTCCGCGACCGCAGAGGACCTGCCCGGCGCCTCCTTCGCCGGGCAGCAGGACACCTTCCTCGACATCCGCGGCGCGGATGCCGTGGTCGATGCGGTGCGCCGATGCTGGGCCTCACTGTGGACCGCGCGGGCGATCGAGTACCGCAGGCGGGAGGGGATCGACCCGGCCGACGTCGCGCTCGCGGTGGTCGTGCAGGAGCTGGTCGACGCCGACGCCGCCGGCGTGCTGTTCACCGCCGACCCGGTGACCGGCGCAACCGACCGGATGGTCGTCAACGCGACGTGGGGGCTCGGCGAGTCCCTCGTGGGCGGTCAGGTCACCCCGGACGAGCTGGTGCTCGACGCCGCCACCGGCGCGGTGCGGGAACGGCGCACCGGTGACAAGGAGGTCATGACCGTCCGCACACCCGACGGTCCCGCCGAGCGGCCGGTGCCGGCCGAGCGGCGCCGCGCCCCCGTCCTCGACGACGCCCGCGCCGCCGAGCTCGCCGCCCTCGGCCGGCGCATCGCGGCCCACTACGGCCGGCCCATGGACGTCGAGTGGACCCTGGCCCACGGGATGCTCGCGATCGTCCAGGCCCGGCCGATCACCGGGTTGCGCGACCCGTGGAACGACACCCGCCTCGGCGACTTCCTGTGGACCAACACCAACCTCGGCGAGGCCATCCCGGACGTCATGACGCCGTGCACCTGGTCGCTCGTGCAGCTGTTCATGTCCCGGGCCATGCCGACGCTCTCGCTGCCGGACCTGCGCGGGTACGGCAACATCGGTGGGCGCTTCTACCTGAACATGAGCCTGTCCGCCGCGATGTCGGGGCTCGTCGGCATCTCGGAGTCGCGCTTCCGCTCACTGACCGAGAACACCTTCGGCCAGCTGCCGGCCGGTGTCGCGATCCCCCCGGTCCCGCTCTCGCGGATGCGGGTGCTCCGCTCGCTCGTGCCCACCGCGGTGCGGTTCATGGCGAGTGTGCCCGGCACCCTGCGGCGACTGCCCGCGTTCCTGGAGGGGAACCCGCGCCGCTGCGCGGAGCTGACCGAACGGATCAAGGCGACCAGCGACCCTGCCGCACTGGCGCGACTCTGGGACGACGAGGTGCGCCGGCTCGTCGTCACGGGCTCGGACATGCTGGGCGCCGCGGGCCGCAGCGACCCGGTCGCCCTGCTCACCGTGCAGAAGCGGCTGCGGAAGCTGGTCGGCGACGCCGACGCGGCCGCGCTCACGTCGGGGATCACCGTCGACGGCGAGATGCTCGCGAGCCTCGGACCGGTCGTGGGGCTGGCGCTGCTCGAGCGCGGGGACATCGACGAGGCCACCTACACCGAGCGGTACGGCCACCGCGGCCCCCACGAGTTCGAGGTGTCCCTTCCCCGCCCCGCCGAGCAACCCGGCTGGGTGGAGCAGCAGCTCGGCGCGCTGCGCGAGGCCGGAGCCGACCCCCTCGACCTCCTGCGGAAGCAGGAGGCGGCCCACCGCGCCGCGTGGGAACGGCTCGTCGCCGCGCACGCGAAGCAGGTGGCCGCCACGCGGAAGCGGCTGCGGCGCTGGGCAGGCGCCGCGAGCAAGCGCGAGCAGGCACGCACCGAGGTGATCCGGGCGTTCGCCGTCGCGCGCGCCTACCTGCTGCGGGCCGCCGAGCTCGCCGGGCTCGGCGACGAGGTGTTCATGCTGGACGTCGACGAGGTCGCCGCCGTCCTGCGCGGCGCGCCGGTGCCCGACAGCTCCGAGCGGCGCGCCGCCTACGAGCGCTACGCCGCGCTCCCGCCGTACCCCTCGCTGATCCGCGGTGCGTTCGACCCGTTCGCATGGGCGGCCGACCCCGGTCGCCGCGCGGATGTCTACTCCAACATCAACGGGGCCTCGGCAGCACCGGCATCTGCCAGCGGAGACGTGACCGGCTTCCCCGGCGCGGGCGGCGTCGTCGAGGGGGTCGTGCGGGTGCTGCGCTCGGCCGAGGAGGGCGCGGACCTGCGGCCCGGCGAGATCCTCGTGACGACCGTGACCAACATCGGCTGGACGCCGCTCTTCCCGCGCGCCGCCGCCGTCGTCACCGACGTCGGGGCGCCGCTCTCGCACGCCGCGATCGTGGCCCGTGAGCTGGGTATCCCCGCCGTCGTCGGGACGGGCACCGCGACGAGCGTGCTGCACACCGGTGACCGGGTCCGGGTCGACGGCGGCCGCGGCACGGTGGAGGTGCTCACCCCGGCCACGTGA
- a CDS encoding ABC transporter ATP-binding protein, with product MSELVEVRELGKSFTVRGGRVRALDGVSFELGRGETLGLVGESGCGKSTLARTLLRLERPDTGTIRFAGVDPFTLTGKELLAWRRRVQMVFQDPYDSLNARMTAGEIVAEPWWTHRDLFRTARDRAARVRELLDLVGLRPGDAGRYPAELSGGQRQRLGIARALALDPDVVVCDEPVSALDLSVQSQVLNLLAELQQRLGVSYLFISHDLSVVRHVADRVVVMYLGRIVESGPVEQVFERPRHPYTAALLSAAPSLDRAGRSERIVLEGELPSPLDPPSGCRFRTRCWRATEVCATGTPPPAGDAVHGAECHHPLIGEPDALARA from the coding sequence ATGTCTGAGCTGGTCGAGGTCCGCGAGCTCGGCAAGAGCTTCACCGTTCGAGGTGGGCGGGTGCGCGCGCTCGACGGGGTGAGCTTCGAGCTGGGCCGCGGGGAGACGCTCGGCCTCGTCGGTGAGTCCGGCTGCGGCAAGTCGACGCTCGCGCGCACGCTGCTGCGGCTGGAGCGGCCGGACACCGGCACGATCCGCTTCGCGGGCGTCGACCCGTTCACGCTGACCGGCAAGGAGCTACTGGCCTGGCGGCGCCGGGTCCAGATGGTCTTCCAGGACCCGTACGACTCGCTCAACGCGCGGATGACGGCGGGCGAGATCGTGGCCGAGCCGTGGTGGACCCACCGGGACCTGTTCCGGACGGCGCGGGACCGGGCCGCCCGGGTGCGGGAACTGCTCGACCTCGTGGGGCTGCGACCAGGGGATGCCGGCCGCTACCCGGCCGAGCTGTCCGGTGGCCAGCGGCAGCGACTCGGGATCGCCCGCGCGCTCGCGCTCGACCCGGACGTGGTGGTGTGCGACGAGCCGGTGTCCGCGCTGGACCTCTCCGTGCAGTCGCAGGTGCTCAACCTGCTGGCGGAGCTGCAGCAGCGGCTCGGGGTGTCGTACCTGTTCATCTCCCACGACCTGTCGGTCGTCCGCCACGTCGCGGACCGCGTCGTCGTCATGTACCTGGGCCGGATCGTCGAGTCGGGCCCCGTCGAGCAGGTCTTCGAGCGGCCGCGGCATCCCTACACGGCGGCGCTGCTGTCGGCGGCCCCGAGCCTGGATCGGGCCGGACGCAGCGAGCGGATCGTGCTCGAGGGCGAGCTCCCGTCCCCGCTGGACCCGCCGTCCGGGTGCCGGTTCCGGACGCGGTGCTGGCGGGCGACCGAGGTGTGCGCGACCGGGACCCCGCCGCCGGCCGGCGATGCGGTCCACGGCGCGGAGTGCCACCACCCGCTCATCGGCGAGCCGGACGCACTCGCCCGTGCATGA
- a CDS encoding ABC transporter ATP-binding protein, translating to MTAPPASNTSTDTVLEVDGLCVDIRTPHGTVRAVDTVSFAARRGETLALLGESGCGKSMTARAVVGLLDPVAEVTGGAVRLGGHDSGGADAVDLLTIDEPTRRAKAGPEIAIVFQDALTALNPVYPVGTQLAEPFRIHRGLSRREARKAAVDLMARVGIPEPEVRADSYPHQFSGGMRQRLLIAMAVALHPRVLIADEPTTALDVTVQAQIMRLLRDLRTEQRMALVLITHDLPLVAEEADRVAVMYAGSVVETGPVDEVFTDPRHPYSKGLLDSVPDHGLRGEPLPSIPGLPPDLHAIPAGCVFQDRCPLVRDRCRAERPPLAPHGSTRATACFFPDEVPNV from the coding sequence GTGACCGCCCCGCCCGCGAGCAACACCAGTACCGACACCGTGCTCGAGGTCGACGGCCTCTGCGTCGACATCAGGACCCCGCACGGCACGGTCCGCGCGGTGGACACCGTCAGCTTCGCCGCCCGCCGCGGCGAGACCCTCGCACTGCTCGGCGAGTCCGGCTGCGGCAAGTCGATGACGGCCCGCGCGGTCGTCGGGCTGCTGGACCCGGTGGCCGAGGTGACCGGCGGCGCGGTGCGGCTCGGTGGCCATGACAGTGGTGGTGCCGACGCGGTCGACCTGCTCACCATCGACGAGCCGACCCGCAGGGCCAAGGCCGGACCCGAGATCGCCATCGTCTTCCAGGACGCGCTCACCGCGCTCAACCCGGTCTACCCGGTGGGCACCCAGCTCGCCGAGCCGTTCCGGATCCACCGCGGGCTGTCGCGCCGGGAGGCCCGGAAGGCGGCGGTGGACCTCATGGCGCGGGTGGGCATCCCGGAGCCAGAGGTGCGGGCGGACAGCTACCCGCACCAGTTCTCGGGCGGGATGCGCCAGCGGCTGCTGATCGCGATGGCGGTCGCGCTGCACCCCCGCGTGCTGATCGCCGACGAGCCCACCACCGCGCTCGACGTCACCGTGCAGGCGCAGATCATGCGGCTGCTGCGGGACCTGCGCACCGAGCAGCGGATGGCCCTCGTACTGATCACCCACGACCTGCCGCTCGTCGCCGAGGAGGCCGACCGGGTGGCAGTCATGTACGCGGGCAGCGTCGTGGAGACCGGCCCTGTCGACGAGGTGTTCACCGACCCCCGCCACCCGTACAGCAAGGGGCTGCTCGACTCGGTGCCCGACCACGGCCTGCGGGGCGAGCCCCTGCCCTCCATCCCCGGCCTACCGCCCGACCTGCACGCGATCCCCGCCGGCTGTGTCTTCCAGGACCGGTGCCCGCTGGTCCGGGACCGCTGCCGGGCCGAACGGCCGCCGCTTGCCCCACACGGGAGCACCCGGGCGACGGCCTGCTTCTTCCCCGACGAGGTGCCGAATGTCTGA
- a CDS encoding SDR family oxidoreductase → MTTSTQTAPLTGRVAVVTGASSGIGAATAKRLATSGAQVAVLARRADRLETLVKEIEQAGGTALALPVDVTDAAALRAAAERIADELGTVDLLFTNAGVMLPAPVEELPVEQWQHQIDLNITGLMNTIGAFVPQLIAAAADKGVADLVNTSSIAAQNIFPNFAVYSGTKAYVTHLSRTLRAELGAKDVRVSAIEPGIVGTELQSHVTDAGARDWLDGSKQAMTWLEPEDIAEAVAFLAEQPARVNLQQITIMPTRQPS, encoded by the coding sequence ATGACCACCTCCACGCAGACCGCCCCGCTGACCGGCCGGGTCGCCGTCGTCACCGGCGCGTCCAGCGGCATCGGTGCGGCCACCGCCAAGCGACTGGCGACCTCCGGCGCGCAGGTCGCCGTGCTGGCCCGCCGCGCCGACCGGCTCGAGACCCTGGTCAAGGAGATCGAGCAGGCCGGCGGCACCGCGCTCGCCCTGCCTGTCGACGTCACCGACGCCGCGGCCCTGCGGGCGGCGGCCGAGCGGATCGCCGACGAGCTCGGCACCGTCGATCTGCTGTTCACCAACGCCGGTGTCATGCTGCCGGCTCCGGTCGAGGAGCTGCCGGTCGAGCAATGGCAGCACCAGATCGACCTGAACATCACCGGCCTGATGAACACCATCGGTGCCTTCGTCCCGCAGCTGATCGCGGCCGCCGCCGACAAGGGGGTCGCCGACCTGGTGAACACCTCCTCGATCGCCGCGCAGAACATCTTCCCGAACTTCGCGGTCTACTCCGGCACCAAGGCCTACGTGACCCACCTGTCGCGGACCCTGCGCGCGGAGCTGGGCGCCAAGGACGTCCGGGTGTCGGCGATCGAACCGGGCATCGTCGGCACCGAGCTGCAGAGCCACGTCACCGACGCCGGGGCGCGGGACTGGCTGGACGGGTCCAAGCAGGCCATGACCTGGCTGGAACCCGAAGACATCGCCGAGGCGGTCGCCTTCCTGGCCGAGCAGCCCGCGCGAGTCAACCTGCAGCAGATCACGATCATGCCCACCCGCCAGCCCTCCTGA
- a CDS encoding TetR/AcrR family transcriptional regulator yields the protein MSPRGVPVDPVERADRILDAAARLLLRYGHDRTTINDIAREAGIAKGSVYAHWRSRDRLFLALLRRERAVVLTQLRDRLRAAERPADLELLLVESVRAYQRSPLVTAVLTRDTEVLGGLARAAAEEGRPTGGITELVVTLREAGLVRTDRTLAEQVTVLSAMFLGYFLTAPLMPEEFRVPDDVVPGLVAEAVWRSLQRPEPLTPGEVTAMDRAVRDHVDRALAVADEQLQAALTTEETA from the coding sequence GTGTCACCACGAGGGGTTCCCGTCGATCCCGTCGAGCGAGCCGACCGGATCCTCGACGCCGCCGCGCGGCTGCTGCTGCGCTACGGGCACGACCGCACGACCATCAACGACATCGCGCGCGAGGCGGGCATCGCCAAGGGCAGCGTGTACGCGCACTGGCGCAGCCGCGACCGGCTCTTCCTCGCGCTGCTGCGCCGCGAGCGAGCGGTCGTCCTGACCCAGCTGCGCGACCGGCTCCGTGCCGCTGAGCGGCCGGCCGACCTGGAACTGCTGCTCGTCGAGAGCGTGCGGGCCTACCAGCGCAGCCCGCTCGTCACGGCCGTGCTGACCCGCGACACCGAGGTGCTCGGCGGGCTCGCCCGGGCCGCCGCCGAGGAGGGCAGGCCGACCGGCGGTATCACCGAGCTCGTCGTGACGCTGCGGGAAGCCGGCCTGGTCCGCACCGACCGCACCCTCGCCGAGCAGGTCACCGTGTTGAGCGCGATGTTCCTCGGCTACTTCCTGACCGCCCCCCTGATGCCCGAGGAATTCCGCGTGCCCGACGACGTGGTGCCCGGCCTGGTGGCCGAGGCGGTGTGGCGCTCGCTCCAGCGCCCCGAACCGCTGACCCCGGGCGAGGTGACGGCCATGGACCGGGCGGTGCGCGACCACGTCGACCGCGCGCTGGCCGTTGCCGACGAGCAGCTGCAGGCCGCCCTCACCACGGAGGAGACAGCATGA
- a CDS encoding helix-turn-helix transcriptional regulator has protein sequence MEHNAELKEFLRSRRARLGIDDVQVGGTGAARRVPGLRREEVAQLAGVSVDYYSRLEQGRPLNVSDEVLDAIGRALRLDDIERAHLFQIARINPRRRRRRSPARVQRVRSGIRRVLDTLDDVAPAFVFGRRMDVLATNRLARALMTDFEALPPRERNMIRYTFLDESTRELYADWEDVARDNVAVLRLDAGRHPDDPLLAELVGELAVKSPQFRRWWADHDVRERSHGTKRYHHPLVGDLTIDYESVSLPGDPDQTLCIYTAEPGSASQNALRLLAGWTAAPGAPDTVASGDRSGS, from the coding sequence ATGGAGCACAACGCCGAGCTCAAGGAGTTCCTGCGCTCGCGCCGCGCTCGACTCGGAATCGACGACGTCCAGGTCGGGGGCACCGGGGCCGCGCGGCGCGTGCCCGGGCTGCGCCGGGAGGAGGTCGCGCAGCTTGCCGGGGTGAGCGTGGACTACTACAGCCGGCTGGAGCAGGGCCGCCCGCTCAACGTTTCCGACGAGGTGCTCGACGCGATCGGGCGGGCCCTACGGCTCGACGACATCGAGCGCGCGCACCTGTTCCAGATCGCCCGCATCAACCCGCGTCGCAGGCGACGGCGCAGCCCTGCCCGCGTCCAGCGGGTGCGGTCCGGGATCAGGCGCGTGCTGGACACGCTCGACGACGTCGCCCCGGCCTTCGTGTTCGGCAGGCGGATGGACGTCCTGGCAACCAACCGGCTGGCCCGCGCGCTGATGACCGACTTCGAGGCGCTGCCGCCCCGGGAGCGCAACATGATCCGGTACACCTTCCTCGACGAGTCCACCCGCGAGCTGTATGCGGACTGGGAGGACGTGGCCCGGGACAACGTCGCGGTCCTGCGGCTGGACGCCGGCCGGCATCCCGACGACCCGCTGCTGGCCGAGCTGGTCGGCGAGCTCGCCGTGAAGAGCCCGCAGTTCCGGCGATGGTGGGCCGACCACGACGTCCGCGAGCGCAGCCACGGCACCAAGCGCTACCACCATCCCCTGGTTGGCGACCTCACGATCGACTACGAGTCGGTGTCGCTGCCCGGCGACCCCGACCAGACGCTCTGCATCTACACCGCCGAACCCGGCTCGGCCTCGCAGAACGCGCTGCGCCTGCTGGCCGGCTGGACCGCAGCACCGGGCGCGCCCGACACGGTCGCGTCCGGCGATCGCTCGGGGTCCTGA